A single window of Sphingobium sp. SCG-1 DNA harbors:
- a CDS encoding C-terminal helicase domain-containing protein, which produces MSEPKPFQEAAVDAALLAFANQTGRRRFLVADEVGLGKTVVAKEVARRMADDGRRPLVIYYVANGHAVSHQNKGRVVGFLDDGQLEKATKTPDRLSLIAVAKRPDSPVLIYALTPATSFPGARARLTGGRKEERAFLKVLIERAYPAFARDLDPDILRLSAQGSWDWAVKDAETKFATSPAHLTQRFREALAAEFGEPVRAKLELAVLGDAEKKIKPLKPTTFVGHLRRALALATLRHQPPDLVILDEFQRYRQILEEKDADPLLQALLEPAGSTVPPAILLLSATPYRLLSTRWEETKGALAHAELLELIEFLAGRGVRERAKTLFSGFGDKLRDIAANADASRPDLAHEVAEAAKLRDELRSLLTPVMSRTERDSVGSTDPLAGTQFLNADPEPEDFQIYRHLVDSFSEDVRYEALPYWSSVPLPAQSLGPRYAAWKRAKIKAAPKLTRMTRERRNKLSAPAAWPDAKLRALSDVAPPKLLSLPWVAPSLPWWPLGGSWKSEAADPKLLMFSRFRATPPSVAALLSFGVEAHCLPKNKGGYEKAYRRRRFKLAAIPGPVMAAFHPSPWLIRHTNPLVKAGEPLSVIRKLVRRQILAALPKGIVERDTVKARRRHRSIGQIIAAIERKAGMGEQAAAGWNGAIGDDRAARSAVQKWRQVQPIERLSPSELEDLVEYAIGAPGVALGRALLRHDPTILDSARYPSLVQLSWQGLRAYLDNPVILSSLPGKTAVEQVMSAVVDGGFESVLDEHFWLRAENLPEGVAGLAKDLASSLGLRAGSFSFHGIGGQLHKIPVRCHVAVPFGDAEAEPAVKMEGGVVETAPARPDEIRRSFNTPFWPHVLATTSVGQEGLDFHPWCSHVVHWDLSSNPLDLEQREGRIQRYAGLAVRRRLSAMLRDEVLRDVAVSEGSPWLCLQRHAERFGDTSGLRPWWVLEKAEITRHVFERPFGRDVARFAQLREQRMIYRLALGQPNQEDFIDVLSRGGEATRALLQPLVLDLSAMGIRSKIPPTLEELDSNLPAVKAVG; this is translated from the coding sequence GTGAGCGAACCCAAACCGTTTCAGGAAGCAGCGGTCGATGCGGCGCTATTGGCTTTCGCGAACCAGACGGGGCGGCGGCGCTTTCTGGTGGCTGATGAGGTTGGTCTGGGCAAGACCGTCGTTGCGAAGGAGGTGGCGCGCCGCATGGCTGACGATGGTCGCCGGCCCCTGGTGATCTATTACGTCGCCAACGGTCACGCGGTGTCCCATCAGAACAAAGGCCGTGTCGTCGGTTTCCTTGATGATGGGCAATTGGAGAAGGCAACCAAAACGCCGGATCGGCTTTCGTTGATCGCGGTCGCGAAGCGGCCAGACAGCCCTGTTCTGATCTACGCGCTGACTCCCGCGACATCTTTCCCCGGCGCGCGCGCGCGCCTAACCGGCGGACGCAAGGAAGAGCGCGCATTCCTGAAAGTACTGATCGAGCGTGCCTATCCGGCATTCGCACGGGATCTTGATCCGGACATCCTGCGGCTGAGTGCGCAGGGGTCCTGGGACTGGGCCGTCAAGGACGCGGAGACGAAATTCGCGACTTCGCCCGCCCACCTCACGCAACGGTTTCGCGAAGCCCTTGCGGCGGAGTTCGGCGAGCCGGTGCGCGCGAAACTGGAGCTAGCGGTGCTGGGTGACGCCGAGAAGAAGATCAAGCCGCTGAAGCCGACCACCTTCGTTGGCCATCTCCGTCGCGCGCTAGCGCTGGCAACACTGCGCCATCAGCCGCCCGATCTGGTTATTCTCGACGAGTTCCAGCGCTACCGCCAGATTCTGGAAGAGAAAGATGCCGATCCGCTTCTGCAGGCGCTTCTCGAGCCAGCAGGCTCGACCGTTCCGCCTGCGATTTTGTTGCTTAGCGCCACACCTTACCGGCTTCTGAGCACTCGGTGGGAGGAGACCAAGGGTGCGCTCGCTCACGCCGAGCTCCTCGAACTGATCGAATTCCTTGCGGGTCGGGGGGTTCGTGAACGCGCAAAGACGCTCTTTTCCGGTTTCGGCGACAAGTTGCGTGACATCGCGGCAAATGCCGATGCTAGCCGCCCCGACCTAGCGCACGAGGTGGCCGAGGCCGCCAAGCTCAGAGACGAGCTCCGTAGCCTGCTGACCCCTGTGATGTCGCGAACAGAGCGGGACAGCGTGGGGTCGACCGATCCGCTGGCCGGAACACAATTCCTCAACGCCGATCCTGAGCCCGAGGATTTTCAGATCTATCGGCATCTGGTCGACAGCTTCTCGGAAGATGTGCGCTATGAGGCCCTTCCTTATTGGTCGTCGGTTCCTTTGCCGGCCCAATCACTGGGCCCACGCTATGCGGCTTGGAAGCGCGCAAAGATAAAGGCAGCGCCCAAACTCACACGGATGACGCGCGAGCGCCGGAACAAGCTCAGCGCGCCGGCGGCCTGGCCGGATGCGAAGCTTCGGGCACTCAGCGACGTTGCTCCGCCCAAGCTCCTGTCGCTGCCGTGGGTCGCGCCGTCCTTGCCGTGGTGGCCGCTGGGGGGTAGCTGGAAAAGCGAAGCGGCCGACCCCAAACTTTTGATGTTCAGCCGCTTTCGCGCAACGCCGCCAAGCGTTGCCGCGCTTCTAAGCTTTGGCGTCGAAGCGCATTGTCTTCCTAAGAACAAAGGCGGTTATGAGAAGGCTTATAGGCGACGGCGCTTCAAATTAGCGGCGATTCCGGGTCCGGTCATGGCCGCGTTCCATCCTTCACCATGGTTGATCCGTCACACCAACCCGCTTGTGAAAGCGGGTGAGCCGCTCAGTGTCATTCGTAAGCTGGTGCGGCGACAGATCCTCGCGGCCCTGCCCAAAGGGATTGTCGAACGAGACACTGTGAAGGCCCGGCGGCGGCATCGATCCATCGGACAGATCATAGCCGCAATCGAACGTAAGGCCGGCATGGGGGAACAGGCCGCCGCAGGTTGGAACGGCGCAATTGGAGATGATCGCGCCGCTAGGTCTGCCGTCCAGAAGTGGCGGCAGGTGCAGCCGATCGAGCGGCTTTCCCCGTCCGAACTTGAGGATCTCGTCGAGTATGCGATCGGAGCGCCGGGCGTGGCGCTCGGCCGGGCATTGCTCAGGCATGATCCGACGATCCTGGATTCGGCCCGATATCCCAGCCTGGTCCAGCTCAGTTGGCAGGGGCTGCGTGCCTATCTCGACAACCCTGTGATCCTGTCCTCGTTGCCGGGCAAGACTGCGGTCGAGCAGGTCATGAGCGCGGTCGTGGATGGCGGTTTTGAAAGCGTCCTCGACGAGCATTTCTGGCTGCGCGCGGAGAACCTGCCTGAAGGCGTCGCGGGTCTGGCCAAAGATTTGGCGTCATCGCTCGGACTGCGCGCTGGTAGCTTCAGCTTTCACGGAATTGGCGGTCAGTTGCACAAGATACCAGTGCGCTGTCACGTCGCCGTACCGTTCGGGGATGCCGAGGCCGAGCCTGCCGTCAAAATGGAAGGCGGCGTGGTGGAGACTGCTCCAGCTCGACCCGATGAAATTCGCCGAAGCTTCAACACGCCCTTTTGGCCGCATGTGCTGGCCACGACATCTGTCGGCCAAGAAGGGTTGGATTTCCACCCTTGGTGTTCGCATGTGGTCCATTGGGATCTCTCGTCGAACCCCCTGGATCTTGAACAGCGCGAGGGTCGCATCCAGCGCTATGCTGGACTCGCTGTCAGGCGCCGGCTCTCAGCGATGTTGCGCGACGAAGTGCTGAGAGACGTCGCCGTCTCAGAGGGCTCGCCGTGGCTATGCTTGCAGCGCCATGCGGAGCGCTTCGGCGATACCAGCGGCCTCCGTCCTTGGTGGGTGCTCGAAAAGGCGGAAATCACCCGGCACGTTTTCGAGCGACCTTTCGGCCGGGATGTGGCGCGCTTTGCTCAACTTCGCGAACAGCGCATGATCTATCGGCTGGCGCTTGGTCAGCCCAACCAGGAGGATTTTATCGATGTGCTGTCACGCGGGGGTGAGGCGACTCGCGCGCTCCTGCAGCCCCTCGTTCTAGACCTCTCCGCCATGGGGATTCGGTCGAAGATACCACCCACGCTGGAAGAACTGGATAGCAATCTTCCTGCTGTCAAAGCCGTCGGCTAA
- a CDS encoding HORMA domain containing protein: MTNVAVNTYTHSVTYVADNILKSLKDIIRLVGLDPSEFVGDWALHMRGVQTWLNTGDLETVKLEIYNPKTDALIFRWDIDIAYGWSGGDGSFWTDTEQLKYAIRKAGLVPSEARYRLLLQNKPGRPDVVGWGKASGRSAEGMVRQSLGTTVEHSGLGASTSYLRRA; this comes from the coding sequence ATGACCAACGTCGCTGTCAACACCTATACTCACTCTGTCACCTATGTGGCGGACAACATCCTCAAAAGCTTAAAGGATATCATCCGCCTTGTGGGCCTTGACCCGTCCGAGTTCGTCGGCGACTGGGCGTTGCACATGCGTGGCGTCCAGACCTGGTTGAACACGGGCGACCTCGAAACGGTAAAGCTGGAGATCTACAATCCGAAGACCGACGCGCTGATTTTCCGGTGGGACATCGACATCGCCTATGGCTGGTCCGGCGGCGACGGCAGCTTCTGGACGGATACCGAACAGCTCAAATACGCGATCAGAAAGGCGGGGCTGGTTCCGAGCGAAGCGCGGTATCGACTGCTTCTGCAAAACAAGCCCGGCCGTCCCGACGTGGTCGGCTGGGGCAAGGCGAGCGGACGTTCGGCGGAGGGCATGGTTCGCCAAAGCCTCGGGACGACCGTCGAGCACAGCGGCCTCGGCGCCAGCACGTCTTATCTGAGGAGAGCCTGA
- a CDS encoding putative bifunctional diguanylate cyclase/phosphodiesterase yields the protein MIAKGEPLSATARQLCLEFELVFPEIVCTVLAVDRAGLLHPIAAPSLPEEFSASLEGVFIGPDVGSCGTAAYLGVPIAADDIEHDPRWSKYRGLVMSVGLRACWSSPVKDEDGATIGVVALYFREVRGPDDKERAVMSTSIELCEMALSRHARVVDRERRASVDALTSLPNRAAFNAAMARVPCEDVGSWALLVVDLDNLKVVNDTFGHQAGDGLIRVAAQRISRAMMPDVTFRVGGDEFSVIVQAHASLADLDATAARIFDALEAPADCDGHMVVPKATIGGAVLSPGDASAMAVSQNADFALYHAKETGRGGFVRYWPGIGTRITHRRDAIRDVTAALRDGRIEAYYQPIVRLDSREIVGVEALCRMISEAGEVVAAKNFQTATSDVHVATALTSRMLSIVASDVRRWLDEGLSFGHVSVNVSTADFYAGNLGSKLRESFVEAGVPLSHLILEVNEDVYVGQRDRVVAREIKTLRESGLLVALDDFGTGFASLTHLLTVPVDIIKIDQSFVARLWPDDASLVVVEGVIDIATKLGIRVVAEGIETEVQASQLWAMGCKLGQGFGFSRAVGRSAMTRLLQLHSQGAGAVPLYPHHAPREDHSADGRKWSTATG from the coding sequence CACCGAGCTTACCCGAAGAGTTCAGTGCCTCGCTCGAAGGCGTGTTTATCGGACCGGATGTCGGGTCGTGTGGTACGGCGGCGTATCTGGGTGTCCCGATCGCAGCCGACGATATCGAGCATGATCCCAGATGGAGCAAGTACCGCGGACTCGTAATGTCGGTGGGCTTGAGGGCCTGCTGGTCGTCACCTGTAAAGGATGAAGACGGTGCGACCATTGGCGTGGTGGCGCTCTATTTCCGTGAGGTGAGAGGCCCGGACGATAAAGAGCGGGCCGTGATGAGCACAAGCATCGAACTTTGCGAGATGGCTCTCAGCAGACATGCGCGTGTCGTCGATCGTGAACGACGCGCAAGCGTGGATGCTCTGACAAGCTTGCCGAACCGGGCTGCATTCAATGCCGCGATGGCGCGCGTGCCATGTGAGGATGTCGGGTCCTGGGCGTTGCTTGTGGTGGACCTCGATAACCTGAAGGTCGTTAATGACACGTTCGGACATCAGGCTGGTGATGGGCTGATCCGGGTCGCCGCGCAGCGGATTTCACGGGCGATGATGCCGGATGTGACCTTCCGTGTCGGCGGTGACGAATTCTCGGTCATCGTGCAGGCCCACGCCAGCCTGGCGGATCTCGATGCTACTGCAGCGCGAATCTTCGATGCGTTGGAAGCGCCGGCCGATTGTGATGGCCATATGGTTGTTCCCAAGGCGACGATTGGCGGAGCGGTCCTTTCGCCCGGAGACGCGAGCGCGATGGCTGTCAGCCAGAACGCCGATTTCGCGCTCTATCACGCAAAGGAAACAGGTCGTGGGGGTTTCGTCCGCTACTGGCCCGGGATCGGCACCCGGATCACGCATCGCCGAGACGCCATTCGCGATGTGACAGCCGCTCTGCGGGACGGGCGGATCGAGGCCTACTATCAACCGATCGTTCGCCTCGACAGCCGAGAGATCGTCGGGGTCGAGGCGCTCTGCCGGATGATATCGGAGGCTGGCGAGGTTGTGGCGGCGAAGAATTTCCAGACGGCGACCTCCGATGTCCATGTCGCCACGGCGCTGACCAGCCGAATGCTGTCGATCGTGGCGAGTGATGTGCGCCGGTGGCTCGACGAGGGCCTGTCGTTTGGACACGTGAGCGTAAATGTCTCGACCGCGGACTTCTACGCCGGGAATTTGGGCAGCAAGCTGAGAGAGAGTTTCGTCGAGGCTGGCGTACCGCTGTCCCATCTCATCCTCGAGGTAAACGAGGATGTTTATGTGGGACAGCGGGACCGGGTCGTGGCCCGCGAGATCAAGACGCTGCGCGAGAGCGGCCTTCTTGTGGCGTTGGACGATTTCGGCACTGGCTTTGCCTCGCTGACGCACTTGCTTACGGTGCCGGTCGATATCATCAAGATCGATCAGTCCTTCGTTGCAAGACTATGGCCGGACGACGCGAGCCTGGTCGTCGTGGAAGGTGTGATCGACATCGCGACAAAGCTCGGTATTCGCGTTGTTGCCGAGGGAATCGAGACCGAAGTGCAGGCCAGCCAGCTCTGGGCAATGGGGTGCAAGCTCGGCCAAGGGTTCGGCTTTTCGCGTGCCGTGGGCCGCAGCGCGATGACCCGGCTCTTACAGCTACATTCTCAAGGCGCCGGCGCGGTGCCGCTCTATCCTCACCACGCGCCGCGCGAAGACCATAGCGCCGATGGTCGAAAGTGGTCGACCGCCACGGGTTGA
- a CDS encoding CBASS oligonucleotide cyclase codes for MLTIDEAFRKFKSRLELNDREQANASARQKEVRDYLDTKFKIDRSFLTGSYARWTKTKPLKDVDIFFVLKSSEDHYRSKAPSVVLTDFHNALVEKYGDKVKKQNRSINVDFGVKADTEDNTDYRVISVDVVPAFDKAEDFEIPDNELGKWIGTNPQTHAAEATAAHQAYSSEWKGLVRMLKYWNNNPKHGEKPVKPSFLIEVMAMQCLYGGWGGSFDREIQGFFATLAARIFDEWPDPAGLGPPISNGMDTARKTRARDLLLAAEREATLAIDHVRRGRNGEALRAWRELFGPKFPLS; via the coding sequence ATGCTCACGATCGACGAAGCGTTTCGCAAATTCAAGAGCCGGCTCGAGCTGAATGATCGGGAGCAGGCAAACGCCTCGGCGCGCCAAAAAGAGGTCCGGGATTATCTGGACACCAAGTTCAAGATCGACCGGAGCTTCCTCACCGGATCCTACGCGCGTTGGACCAAGACCAAGCCGTTGAAGGACGTCGACATCTTTTTCGTCCTGAAATCGTCGGAAGACCACTATCGCTCCAAAGCGCCCTCGGTGGTGCTGACCGATTTCCACAATGCCCTGGTCGAGAAGTACGGCGACAAGGTCAAGAAGCAGAACCGCTCGATCAACGTCGATTTTGGCGTGAAGGCCGATACCGAGGACAACACCGATTACCGCGTCATTAGCGTTGATGTGGTCCCGGCTTTCGACAAGGCTGAGGATTTCGAGATACCCGACAACGAACTCGGCAAGTGGATCGGGACCAACCCTCAAACCCATGCCGCGGAGGCCACTGCCGCGCATCAGGCCTATTCCAGCGAATGGAAGGGTCTCGTGCGGATGTTGAAATATTGGAACAACAACCCCAAGCACGGCGAGAAGCCGGTGAAGCCCTCGTTCCTTATCGAAGTCATGGCGATGCAATGCCTTTATGGCGGCTGGGGTGGCAGCTTTGACCGAGAGATTCAGGGATTCTTTGCGACGCTCGCGGCGCGGATTTTCGATGAGTGGCCCGACCCAGCCGGCCTCGGCCCGCCCATCAGCAACGGCATGGACACCGCGCGCAAGACGCGGGCGCGCGATCTTCTGCTCGCGGCGGAGCGCGAAGCGACTCTTGCAATCGACCATGTCCGCCGCGGCCGGAACGGCGAGGCGTTGCGCGCCTGGCGTGAATTGTTTGGCCCGAAATTTCCGCTGTCGTAA
- a CDS encoding phospholipase D family protein yields the protein MSGEVESWPALSFLEGLRPGPDESVELALLASYSADLGTIGATLLALAGKDSDAGRGSPSDFADAVERLRGKVRIIIQRGRLAKMRRTPRIAAVLDQFVREVDFDEATHSWHPKAALVRTRSEEGDIGWRLWIGSRNLTECVNRDIGLLLTSGAKGGSPIPGADELARALADRAALKGVHSAALATTIAKVAWRAPAGVRVERIRWSAGNGEQTAPIPPTGTDEVVIVSPFIDKTFLARQTPKSGKPARRVLLTTMREIERVGPSLTAFDDLLALDAPDYPVGDPEPDSVSSTSSADVADGDGDGDEEEQIGRGLHAKLLFIRAGRKRTLWLGSANATMRAWTGRNAEVTAELLITDAIEKGLKALLGSARLVQAPDTEYAPDAAMLEEEALERARAQVAARWAATLSIDGDEASLTHRSDLYPGGPHPDESDIVLEVGPLHGEFIIWPAQQDEVRLGTVVPAERSEFVRLRVSRGEKGLSWLQRAPAEPPFGEDRDRAAFVRFLGARGFLLWVAGLLADDGRLSEGDWADERQLNRKALGANPALDLSLPTLEEMLAAWARDRDNFREIERRVSDYLPAVLEQAAEEDPQTAAMLRRFNDLWSKLRIGLGANIRGTHP from the coding sequence ATGAGCGGCGAGGTCGAGAGCTGGCCAGCCCTCTCATTCCTGGAGGGCTTGCGACCCGGTCCCGATGAAAGCGTGGAGCTGGCCCTGCTCGCGTCCTACTCGGCAGATCTAGGGACGATCGGTGCGACCTTGCTCGCCCTGGCGGGTAAGGACAGCGATGCGGGTCGTGGCAGCCCGTCCGACTTCGCCGACGCGGTCGAGCGGTTGCGGGGTAAGGTGCGGATCATCATCCAGCGCGGGCGTCTTGCGAAGATGCGGCGGACACCGCGCATTGCGGCGGTGCTGGACCAGTTCGTCCGCGAAGTGGATTTCGACGAAGCGACGCACAGTTGGCATCCCAAGGCCGCATTGGTCCGAACACGCAGTGAGGAAGGCGACATCGGCTGGCGCCTATGGATCGGGAGCCGGAATCTCACAGAGTGCGTAAATCGCGACATCGGGCTCCTGCTCACCTCGGGGGCGAAAGGCGGTTCTCCGATTCCTGGGGCAGACGAACTCGCGCGTGCGTTGGCTGACCGGGCCGCACTCAAGGGCGTGCACTCGGCTGCCCTTGCAACGACGATTGCGAAGGTGGCGTGGCGAGCGCCAGCGGGAGTTCGCGTCGAGCGAATCCGCTGGTCCGCGGGCAATGGAGAGCAGACCGCGCCGATCCCCCCGACCGGAACCGATGAAGTCGTGATCGTCAGCCCCTTCATCGACAAAACTTTCTTGGCGCGCCAAACGCCAAAGAGCGGGAAACCAGCACGGCGCGTCCTGTTGACGACGATGCGCGAGATCGAGCGGGTCGGACCGTCGCTGACGGCATTCGATGATCTGCTGGCACTGGACGCACCGGATTATCCCGTTGGTGATCCCGAGCCTGATTCTGTCTCCTCGACTTCCTCGGCTGACGTCGCCGACGGTGACGGTGACGGTGACGAGGAAGAACAGATCGGCCGAGGCCTTCACGCAAAACTGTTGTTCATCCGCGCCGGTCGGAAGCGAACCCTGTGGTTGGGAAGCGCGAACGCCACCATGCGCGCCTGGACTGGACGCAATGCTGAGGTGACGGCCGAGCTGCTCATCACGGACGCGATTGAGAAAGGCCTGAAGGCCCTTTTGGGATCGGCCAGGCTCGTTCAAGCGCCCGATACAGAATATGCGCCCGACGCGGCGATGCTGGAGGAAGAAGCGCTCGAGCGGGCACGGGCGCAGGTGGCGGCGCGTTGGGCCGCGACGCTTAGCATTGACGGAGATGAGGCATCTCTTACCCATCGCTCCGATCTCTATCCGGGCGGCCCGCATCCGGATGAATCCGATATCGTGCTCGAAGTCGGGCCGCTTCATGGCGAGTTTATAATCTGGCCCGCACAGCAAGATGAGGTGAGGTTGGGGACTGTGGTTCCCGCTGAGCGCAGTGAGTTTGTGCGTTTGCGCGTCAGTCGCGGTGAAAAGGGACTCTCGTGGCTGCAACGGGCGCCGGCCGAACCGCCGTTCGGAGAGGATCGCGACCGCGCGGCCTTCGTGCGGTTTCTCGGGGCCAGAGGATTCCTTCTCTGGGTGGCCGGCTTGCTGGCCGATGACGGCCGGCTCAGCGAAGGCGATTGGGCGGACGAAAGACAGTTAAACCGGAAAGCCCTGGGAGCAAATCCAGCGCTCGATCTCTCTCTGCCGACGCTGGAAGAGATGTTGGCGGCGTGGGCGCGCGACCGGGACAATTTCCGAGAGATCGAGCGAAGAGTCTCCGATTACCTGCCGGCCGTGCTTGAACAGGCAGCCGAGGAAGATCCACAGACGGCGGCGATGCTGAGGCGCTTCAATGATCTGTGGAGCAAGCTTCGGATCGGTCTCGGCGCTAACATCAGGGGCACGCATCCGTGA
- a CDS encoding DUF6361 family protein, whose product MVRHSARSSRGKRALSIDPTLGWTYLSREALARAKAQMDEESMGVRDEIGFLTIHQRYADRFFPGTSVLHTRARYALFVPWLFEDLAGMTGPAAQRALRERERQLAGRLREMGESQVIGGRVFPKPSSQPPSTVYWNALAVWGILRPRLNERTISRGQAHRLLRTAGAATDDDGQPLLSFDPPFVPLPGRPENWQGGDITLRLTAEEAEFLRERLVQLRRNGGNELSLLARLIRAETEAPAEMWADETQAVAGPDQAPLMRAQQAASLAGVGRAIYDALLERVVEVDDKREIATRHRDHLAAIITTHGRLAAKLDISALEADIGALPPKLLAVVTATRDWIASRSGNPAALFDVYAAAEARKGPRARLAPTPNGRARRLEWSSDEHGLASPLHYRWEQVSTLLNDLAEAA is encoded by the coding sequence ATGGTGAGACACTCCGCACGCTCATCTCGCGGCAAACGCGCGCTGTCCATCGATCCCACATTGGGCTGGACCTATTTGTCCCGCGAGGCGCTGGCCCGCGCCAAGGCGCAAATGGATGAGGAATCCATGGGCGTACGCGACGAGATCGGATTCTTGACGATCCATCAACGCTATGCCGATCGCTTCTTTCCGGGCACATCGGTGCTGCATACACGCGCCCGCTACGCCCTCTTTGTGCCTTGGCTGTTCGAAGATCTCGCCGGAATGACTGGACCGGCAGCACAGCGGGCTCTGCGCGAACGCGAGAGGCAACTTGCCGGCCGGCTAAGGGAGATGGGCGAATCCCAGGTCATCGGCGGACGTGTCTTCCCCAAACCGTCGAGCCAGCCGCCGTCAACGGTGTATTGGAATGCGCTCGCGGTGTGGGGAATTTTGCGTCCGCGATTGAATGAGCGGACCATTTCCCGCGGTCAGGCGCACAGACTGCTCAGGACCGCCGGCGCGGCTACGGACGACGATGGTCAGCCGCTTCTCAGTTTCGATCCGCCGTTCGTGCCGCTTCCAGGGCGTCCGGAAAATTGGCAGGGCGGCGACATCACCCTTCGGTTGACGGCTGAGGAAGCCGAGTTTCTACGCGAGCGACTTGTTCAGTTGCGTCGCAACGGCGGCAACGAACTGTCTCTGCTCGCACGCCTGATTAGGGCCGAGACGGAGGCGCCCGCCGAAATGTGGGCGGACGAGACTCAGGCCGTCGCTGGACCCGATCAGGCTCCGCTCATGCGAGCGCAGCAGGCGGCCAGTCTCGCGGGCGTGGGTCGTGCGATCTATGACGCCTTGCTGGAGCGCGTCGTTGAGGTCGACGACAAACGGGAAATTGCGACCCGTCACCGTGATCATCTGGCGGCGATCATCACAACGCATGGTCGTCTCGCGGCCAAGCTCGATATCAGCGCGCTGGAGGCGGACATCGGCGCTCTGCCACCCAAATTGCTTGCTGTCGTAACGGCGACAAGAGACTGGATTGCTTCGAGATCGGGCAATCCCGCCGCGCTATTCGATGTCTATGCTGCGGCTGAAGCCCGCAAAGGGCCGCGCGCCCGGCTTGCTCCGACGCCCAATGGACGTGCTCGGCGCCTCGAATGGTCGAGCGACGAACATGGCTTGGCAAGCCCGCTCCACTATAGATGGGAGCAAGTCAGCACGCTTCTCAACGACCTCGCGGAGGCTGCATGA
- the nucC gene encoding CBASS effector endonuclease NucC, whose amino-acid sequence MSDWSLSQLLSSLHEDIQQRLATVRKSFNHPGTKGDASENVWISMLETYLPKRYQAAKAHVVDSLGNFSQQIDVVIFDRQYSPFIFTYENETIIPAESVYAVFEAKQTADASLVAYAQEKVASVRRLHRTSLPIPYAHGVYPAKPLIPILGGLLTFESEWSPALGVSFEKALAANIGDGRLDIGCVASHGHFSFDQTAASYSFVNENKPATAFLFKLISQLQFSGTVPMIDVEAYGQWLTK is encoded by the coding sequence ATGTCGGATTGGTCCTTGTCACAGCTTCTCTCCTCGTTGCATGAAGATATTCAGCAGCGTCTTGCAACCGTTCGGAAATCGTTCAACCATCCGGGGACGAAGGGCGATGCCAGCGAGAATGTCTGGATCAGCATGTTGGAGACGTATTTGCCGAAGCGCTATCAGGCAGCCAAGGCGCATGTGGTCGATAGCTTGGGCAACTTCAGCCAACAGATCGATGTCGTGATCTTCGATCGCCAGTATTCGCCGTTCATCTTCACCTATGAGAACGAGACGATCATCCCGGCCGAAAGCGTCTACGCCGTTTTCGAGGCGAAGCAGACGGCAGACGCCAGCCTGGTCGCCTACGCGCAGGAAAAGGTTGCAAGCGTCAGACGCCTCCACCGCACGAGCCTTCCGATTCCATACGCCCACGGCGTCTATCCGGCGAAACCCTTGATCCCGATCCTGGGCGGCCTCCTGACCTTTGAAAGCGAATGGAGCCCCGCGCTCGGGGTCTCATTTGAGAAAGCCCTAGCAGCCAATATCGGCGACGGGCGGCTCGATATCGGCTGCGTCGCCTCACATGGCCACTTCTCTTTCGATCAAACGGCCGCGAGCTACAGCTTCGTTAACGAAAATAAACCGGCGACGGCATTCCTGTTCAAGCTGATATCCCAACTGCAGTTCAGCGGAACCGTGCCGATGATCGACGTGGAAGCCTATGGCCAATGGCTGACCAAATAG